TAGGCTAGGATCAGAGTTCCTCTGGTCAATCTCCTTCTCTATCCTTCGTATCTCGGATGAAAACTCGAAGAATTTCTCGACGATTTCAGGGTCTCCAGTCCATGTCGAGGGTTGTGCACGCTCGCCAAGGTACTCTTCATCCGGGGAGTGCGTGGAGAGGGTGTCGATCACAGCAATGAACTTGCTAGTTTGCAAGACACTTGGGAGGGCAGAGAGGTAGAACTTTTGAGGGTCTGACATGAAGCTTGTGTACTCGGGATCATTCTCGTCAGGGATCAAACGGCGCATTAAAACTGGGCGATTCGGCATGTACCCTCCATATGGGTATTGCCCAAAATTCAGAGCAGCATGCTGGGCAGAGCCAAGCCATACAAGTGTAGTGATGATCCGCACAAGGTCCTCTGTTGTGTTTAGTTGAGGCCACCAGGTTGCATTTCGTACATCAGCGTGACCTACGTTAACAGCCTCGTAGTACCACGCTTGGATCTCCCAATCCTCAACCACCATTTTCGGGTGCTTATAGTAATGGGTTACATAACTTCGGACCCAATTTTCAATCGCGTCCCAAATTAGTAACCCATCAGCAGCATATGGATAGTCCTTAAGTAAAAGCCTTATTCCATGTGGTTGTGTACTATCTGGTACTGCAATTCCTCTGAAAATTTTCAAGTGCAACATAAATGTTAGGTGCATACCAATTCGAAGCACGTCGTTACAAAAGTTCTGGTTACAATTTTCACCGGAAGTCTAAAGCTTGACCCGGTGTAACATAATTCATCAATAAActgatttttttaattcgcaattcactcaaaatgaccctaaaatagcccaaaaccgaccatgattcgctttttttgatttgcgatttGCAagaagattagtgaatcatgtgacagtggCTTGGCCAAACAGGTTCGAGAAGCCCTAAATTTTGGCCTGCGGGCTGATCAACTCAAGACTCAAAAAGCTAATTTTTgattccaaaaataaattttcgtaCCTTCTAATAAGATCGTAAGGGAGGCCTTCCATATCGAAACGCCAATTCTTGTATGCAGCGGCACTCAAATCCATACTATAGCGGCCAGGGGTGAAACAAGCCTCAATAATACCATCTCCGTTAATCAAGCCTTGACGAGCTAAAGCATTAATATGCAATGTGTATCTCATATGCGGCTCCAAGAGTTTGTAAATAGGATGCATACAACTCAGCTGCCTGTGTGCCGCTATGATGAATGGCTCCAACGCGGCATGTGTCCTCAACCTAACCATTCAAAAAACCGtcaaattatacatatatacttgttagagtatataacatatccagggacttcaaccatcaacttaaacttttggttgagttggtttcttgatacAGTATCAGAAGCTGgagtgacaagaggtcacgggttcaaatctcaaccacccctcattaaagtggaatattcagcgccagGTATGACGGCCTAtgtcgcatccacacttctagtccaaaggactctcgtgtgaggggtcgtgttagagtatatataacatatcctaggaTTTCAACTATCAGCTTTAGCGTTTTGGTTGAGTTCGTTCCTTGACAATACACTTATGCGGGTCTTGTGTATAAGCCAAATTTATCATCACCATATTATAACTTTGATGATTTTCGTACCAGTGATGAATGAGTTGATGAGCCCCTGCATCATTCGCGCAGACGTGAGCTTTAGCTAGCTGCCAAATCCAATTACTGGTGGCATCTACGGGAGGATTTACGACCCTTTTGGACTTTGAGTTTGGTCCGGATGGTGGCAAACTTAGCTCGATGGCAATTGGCTTAAGTGTGCCGAGTGAGGTCAAGAAAAATATGGTTCGAGTTGCATACGATTTGCGACCATCAAGAGCGTTCAAGCGTTCCAAGAATGGGAGGTAAATGTCATGGTGATCCACCATGTATAACCTGTTTGTCTCCAAAGCCTGAAAAAATATGATCAAGTTTAAGTCATTATTGACTAAAATACCACAACTAAGCTCCTTACTTTCACTATTTCAAACAATTTATTGTTCTTTGGTTTCGCAATGGAGTATAATTAAATGGctaattaaatcatgtgcacttcttatttatgtgaagctgTTGATGATTCATGCTATCAAGAGTGACGGATTCAGAATTCAAAATTATGGGGAGCACCAACGTgttgaattaaattaataaaaaattcggCAGAGTCTTATTTGTAAAATGAACAACCCAAAAATTTTTCATTACTCCAAATCGACTTGTAAGTAAAATATCGCAATAATAATTGCATGTCACTGCCACTATACAATAAAAAGGGCAAAATATGTCATCCACACCGCATCGTACGAAGTTATAAATTACAAGTTATAACGAGatcaaagaaaaaatatatgcaagtgaaattttgtttgaatcgtctaatagcatacttttataaaattaactttttataatttttagatgtgcatatttcaatatataaataattaaaataatattatattgcataaaaagtaaaatgtaacaagtatagtgattaatttttttaaaaaaaagatgggTAGCCTATGCTATCCATTGTTATAATGTAGATGTGCCTATGCTATCAAGTGTCAATTAGAATTGACCTCGTTGTTATTATCAACAAGGGTTATGTACATCCAAATCTCACTCTAGGTGAAAGTCATTTAATGAAATTCGGTAATTGGTAATGTTATGTTGTTGCAGAATGTGACATTATTTCAGAGCGCAGATCGCTTACCTCTTGCACCGACATCCCGTCTAAGTACCCAAGAATGTGCTCTTCTTTAAGAGCTGATTCAACGGAACCATAATTATTCGGGTCGAGCTTGCTAACTGGAGGGAATGATTGCATTCTTTCAATACCGACAGGGTTTACACCAGCTAAAAATTGTCTAGCAAACTCATCATCTCGCATCCAACCCATTTTATCCTCTGAACATAAACCATGTTATATGTTACTTAAATTAGCTAAGAGGTTCACAAATTCTCCTAAATTAGCTAAGAGATTCGCAAATTCCTAAACGAGATACTCTTTTGGTGAAACCATTTTTATTGGACTTACTTATATATATTCAGTATATCaaattgatcacttaaaattataaagtgaccaattagaaaaaagaaaaattatatagaaTAGTCCAATCTATTGACTAACCacgaataatcccaactttagaggTAGTTGCGTAGAGTAAACTCGGATAACCGAATGAACTGCTATAGTATGTAAATACTACAGCcatatgattcactaatctccttgcgaatcgcgaatcagaataagcgaattatggtcggttttggactATTTTAGGGTCATATTATGCAAATTCCAAATTCATAAAACACATTAACTAACGAATTATGTTGCACTTGtaaataccaaaaaaataaaatgaaagttaatgtaaaattacaagaaaattttgaaatgttacataaaaaattttgaataataaaaaactagaaaaaaatttaaacatttttaacatttttttccatatattatttttatttatctttttcaaaaaaaattgttatcaTAAGTCATCCGGTTATTGAGTTCATTCTAGGCAAATACAccataaaatttgaattatttatgagtaatcaataggtgagattataataagaaaatcataaaaatgttagattattcaagataattttttcttataaaaataagCTAATTCATGGGTCAGCATCAAGGTGAGACATACTCCTATAAGAAGAGCTGAAAGAAGAAAAACACAAAGAATAGATGGATTTATTAAACTTACTTGTTATTATGACAGGAGTATCAAATTTGAGCAAACCCTGGCTAGTAGCCTGAATTTTGTGGACAACTTGGGGAAGTTTCTTAAGAAGTTCATCATGTAAACCGAGGTTAAGGAGCAGTCCTTCACTGAAGAGACTGTCAAGGTGCTTAAATCCTGTGAAATCATGCTTAGAGGATATGTTGGTTGTTAAGGATGGTATCAAATTGTGAAGTACTGCTTTAAGCCTGCAGAATGAGAAGGTTCCCGCCTTCGACTCCTCGAATTGTTCGTCTCTAGGAACGTATATTGGTAATGGCTTCTCCACTCGACTCTCATAGTTCATATCTATGTAACATTGGAAAGAACACATATTAGAATTCTGGACTACCAATCAAAAAAAACATGTTTAATACTCTTACAACATTGTTATAGATTACCCTCGTGATTGTTGTATTTGACCTACTAGTGCAAATGGTCTGATATGATCTGTTCTGACACTAAAATTAAAccaaactaaaaatattaatttgaaaattttttagacCAGACCAAAGCACCAGATCGGACCAGATCAAACAACGATCTGGTCTAtgataattttttgatttttatattttttctaaattaatatgtgTTGATGTAAATATTTTGTACCTACAAttaccaaatataataatttgtaattaattcatAGTATCAATAtcattttagtatatatattattataaaaataattacatctCGATATATCAAGTTAGCGACCTATACTTTTTTAAAAGAACTATGGTTTTCAGTTATAGTACAGTTTACGATCGGGTTTACTATAAAAGAACAAGACAAGACCAGAaaccataattttttttgagaaaaaaagaaCAAACCATTTATACCGTAGACCGGACCAAATACTAAAACTACGGTTTGGTCCGATTTAGTTTgtggtttagaccaaactttgttcAATCATAATTTGGCCCTAATGGCTTCACATAAGAAGGTGGAATATAGCAATCTAGATGCAGGGCCGAACCTGAGATTTTAGGGGCCCGGGGTGAAAGATAAATTATGGGccctaataataaaatatatatttatttaaaaaatttatcatatcaAAAAATGTTACACACCAATAATAGAGCTCGATATTATCCGTTTTTTGATAATTATGcaattttaattcaataattaggAAATAAGGtaacaattatcattaataatactTTAATTTGATGGTTAAATGCACAATTTAATCACACAAGGTTTCAAGTTTAATGCATATAAAAGCAAAATTTATCTACTCTTTTCATAGGCCCTGGGCACAGGCCATTTTTGCCCTTATCTAGGACCGGCCTGTCTAGATGGGATAAGTAATAAAATCATTCCTCAAGATTGCATATTTGGCCCTAAAAGCTCCACATGAAAAAACGAAATATTATATTAAGTCTCTACCATCAGCATACTTGACCTTTTGTTCAAGATGGTACTCGAAACAAACAAGTTAATAATGTAATATAAAGTAGATATTATAACCAATGAATATTAGTTGGAGGTATATGGTTTACCTGTTTCCATAGGAGGTCTACCAGTACGACACCGTCTAGGATATGGAATCGTTTCACCTCCAAGAATCGGGCGAACATATTCGGATCCTTTATCCGGATTCCCCAAATCGTTGTATATATCATAGTCATAGATCCTGTCCGACATTTTTCTTTCTCCTATGCCATTGCCTCTTAACTCTTTTAGCTCCTTCTCCCTTAATGCTTTGAGTCCTGGAGGTGTGTTATGTGGTAGATAAGGCTGCACCCACCAAAGAAATGAAATTGGTTATtgttttttatgctttatttACTTAGATGAATACGACTATGGTCCATTTTCTAACAATATCACAAAAAAACACATTGTCAACTGAGTTATGCTGACTAATGAACTATAATAAAGAGTTTGTTAATATATAAGGCCCGTATTCTAAGGCCCCTAGGCGGTCAGGAACCTTGAATGGATTTAGAATCGCCCCAGTGTCTATCACCTGCACTCTTGTATTTCAATACTCTTATTCAATTGTGCTTAGAGCTATAAATCATGCATCAAAGTTAAACTGACTCGAAATATCATTTTAGAAATCCATCTATAAGGTACAATTTCTAGcaatttgataaaattataaataaggtgatttatatttaaaagatttatttaataaaaagttacctagaaaaatccaacattttcatgattttcctacaataatcctacccattgattaactatgaataatcccaacattGAGgttattttcctagagtaataACCCCGATAACCGGATGATTTGCTATAACaagtttaatgttttaaaaaaatataaattaaaataaaatgtcgaaaaaatagttaaaaaaatgttaaaaaagaaaaaattgtcaaaaagtacctaataaatttttcttttccaaaaagtacctgataaaaagttttgccaaaaaataccaaacaaaattttttcttttccaaagagtaccaagtaacgttttccttcaattgaccgtcaaatataacgattgactggtcaaaatcgaaaattcttcttcctcatcttcaatttcttttccaattttatttcgattttgagtaaaaagtagaagaagaagataatGAGGAAATTAAATATGAGGaagaaaaattttttattttgaccgGTCAACCGTCATATTTGACGGTCAATTGAAGGAAAACGCAATTGgtactttttgaaaaagaaaaaaaaatttgttaggtcttttttgacaaattttttttatcaggtactttttgaaaaaaaaatttattaggtactttttgacacttttccctaaaaaaatttatgatcttttttatcaaataaagatttttatgtaaattttcaaaattttatattaatttttagtttacttttttggtgcattacctactatagtaggtcaTCTGGTTACTTAAGTTTACTATAGGCAAATACTCCTATAGTTagaattatttatagttaatcaataattgGAATTAtcgtagaaaaatcataaaaaaattggattataataaataatttttcccTTATTTAATTCATTGTGTAAAATAATTCTAGAAATCCTAGGTACATTTTATTGTTAAGAAGGTTGACATTGAGATATTTTAAGGAAAGTGCTGCCTAATTCATTAAGATGAATTTGTGGGAGAATGATTTGTTGGTGCCCACATAAGCACATTGACGTAGCAATGAGATTTCTTCATAAGAACCAAGTAGAAAAACGTGACCAAAATGATCCACTACATACTATATCACCAATCCATCTAAAGCTCCATAAAAAGGTTCATTTTCACTTAAAGTAAACAATTGAAAGATAACACATTTATCTCATCAATACAGTTGCACACCATTCGATTTAGCACCTAAACcagaataaattatttattgagTTCGggaattttcttaaattaataTACGGCTTATCAATTATcttaaacaattatttttttaaacatttataGATTAGTTTAGGGTTATTTTAAACATTCATAGATAATCTAGTcataactttaaaatttttgaattgatatatattaatgCTATTATATGTTACAACTtggtataaaaaaaatacctaactctaataggttataacaccaacttcaataagTTATAACACTAACTTTAAATAGAATTATACAACGCGCGTTTTTCTGATagttatgtttttattaataatgggCCAACTCATTTGTGACACGTCTTTTCATAAAGACGATCTCAagtaaaaatttgtgaaatttaaatagtatatatcataacaaaaataaaaattattggcAAATTTAGCGGAAGGGGTGAGAAAATAGATAAATTTCATGAAACATACTTCAGTACATTGCAATTCGGAAAGTCGTAAGATATTTGTTAACTTGTTTTGACctcattttgatttgatttcaaGGTTGAAAAATTCAAAGGAAATAaatttagatttgaaaacaaataCTTAAAGAAAATTCATAAGAACTTTATTGGGTGTATGTCGGTTTCCAAGACGCAATtcataataaatttttgaattgtATACTAAATTATGTGTTTAAATCTCTTTTACCCTTCTTTAAAAATTATTCTGTATaatcttatatattatttatctatTGTGAATAACTATTTtcttattgattatttataaataatacattTTTGTACATTTTTTTCTAATAGCACTCTAACAACATTTTAATCGGCTACTGTAGATGAACTATAAATATAGCTTTATTAACTATAGTTGGAGAGGCAAATTAATAATTAGGATGttgaatatgttaattaaaGAGCTAATAAGCCAAAATCATTaacaatattaaataaaataataattaccttattatgaaaaaaaatcctCTTGCCTTGAAGATCTTTGTAAGATTGAACCCAAGAGTTACAAGGGAAATGAACGGGCCCACATGCAATATTTTCAAGGGTAATACTCTCTAAATAAAACTCTTGTTGATGGTTGTTGGTAACCAATATTGCTCCAGGAACTCCAAAATCTGAGTCAATAATAAATTCTGCCAAATAATTTACTCTTTCTGCtttcatttttgatttttttgaccaATCTTTCAACACTGCTTCACCGCTTTTTTTGGGTCCTCTTGCTCCTAATATTcccaaaaaatatatagtataatatttttttaatatataaaatataaatatggaCAAAAATCTAATTATACAATATTTAGAATAGTATTAGTTAATGAAAACAGATTTGAAATACATGATTTGGATGTATTTGAGGATACGTAATGTAACACACTATATTTATCTTTTTGCATGCTTAGGACCCCATTAAGtatttcattttctattttgattaaatattttatttgtttttgacaTTCAGTTGTTATGAatcactaataatttatattttactctcaatttataaattgaatataCAATTAAGATCTTATTTACTAcgttttaatgtttaattttattaatataaaacgtttatactttttaatcaaatacaattagaaatatttaaaattaaaatagtgcaTCGATAAGTATTAAAAATGACGATTATATAAATGTTTCTTGAGATCAGTAGTatcaatcaattaattaattaattaattttattaattattacatGTAAGCTCAATTACATGTAATGCTTTATTATATTAAACAATCTTTGTTTTCATGGACCAAACCACAAAGTCTATTCTTTTTTACCACTCTATAAATTACACttaaaggataaaaaaaaatatttgacattTGCTATTTTTctacaattaaatttttaaggtttttaaatcctctattaaattaataaaacaataaattacTTTCATTCATTTTATCAACCAATTAAAACTAgagataattaaaaacaaaacaacagcTAGCTTTCCAATCAATCAATTAAGTTCTTAAATGCATCGAtaattgagatatatatatatatatatatatatatatatatatatatatatatataatatatatatatatatatatatatatatatatatatatatatatatatatatatatatatatttaaccaAGGTAATTActtctattttatattttgggtATAGGGTGAAAATTAAAAGTGGTGGGCGAGtattagtaaataaaaaaaatgcatagGCAAAGCAAAAAATTGAAGTACTGTAAATTTGGCACCTatttgttttacatttttttttttgaagtttttaaatttaaaataattacttaaaacTTCTAAATTTAGGGGTTTTTTGCGATCCGACATAATGCGTTAAAGTTGATATATTTCTATTGAATTGACCAACTTATGTATATTTAGTAGAAATACTTTAATACATTAAAGTTGATCCCTTATAATGTTTAAActatcaattagagaaataagctaattatatagATTTATCTCACCATAAAAGAATCTCATATaagatgaattaaaaaataagtaattaaattaaaatcaaaacaatataaattaatgtgGTTAATATATAAGACTCTCAAATTTTTTTGACCTATACAATCAGACACCTCATACATGCTCAGAATGCGAAATAGTAGaatgaaattaatataaaagagaaaataaaaagaaacatacTTGGGTCAACCTCAGTGCTAACAAGCTGAAGAACAACATTTCTACCAAATTTCTCagcaaaattatcaaaatgttTAACAAAAGCTTCTTTAAAATCCTCCTTAATCTTCTTTCTAACAGTAACCACAGCTCTAATCTTAAGTTTTGGATCACCAGATTGATTATCATTCAGATTTAAACTCAGATCAGACGGTGGAGATGTATTGATCAAATAATAATCTTCACTTACAGCAGCTATTATTGGTTTAACACCATTTAATAAtctttttcctttattaaaCTTCACAAATTCTGCTTTTCTTCTTTGATGATTAAATCTTTGGATTAATAACTTTGTTGATGAACTTCTTTCCATTATTGAAGTGCCCATTATTTCTTTTGCTCCtgccatttttttatttttttatttctaaaattaatcagttatttatttatttatttatttagaaagCTAAGGTTGGGAAATGGGAAAGGAAATAATAAAAGTATGAGGGGGTGGTAGGAGGATTTAGACGATGTAAGCTTAGAGAGGAATGAGTGATGAGGAATTATATAGTGGGGAGTAATTGAGAGTCAATGAGAATGGTCGTGTCAACACGTTTGTCTCGGTGCTTCGTggacaaaattaaaattgatcaatgaaatatCTGGTttctgactttttttttttttttttgtttcgtcCAATACTCATTTTGTTGTTAATATTTTGTGTTTGTGCtgaattaatttcattttaaaattatttttaacaacttaatatACGACAAAAGGTTaggttataaaaaataatttaaatgtgagATATTTATTGTCAATTAGTGAAAAGTTAGatgtcaatttttcctttttaatattGCAGCatcttataatttataattgtttGGAAAGTAATAAAGACGTTAATATTATTGAGATAGGAATTAAAATGAGAGAAGTGTGTAAGAATGCGTCTTAAAAATAAcagttttgaaatttattttagcGAACTACAATCTTGAACTTTTTCGGAATTTGATGAGCACTGAAAAAATAACATGTCTACTGAGAAAAGTGACAATATAACACACACTTTCTCCCTTTGTGTTAGATGAACAAAAATgaccaatccaatcaaacaaacaataataatcccacaatcaagCACAATAAAGTAGAAATGCGGACAGTAAAGTACACACGatatttttacgtggaaacccaatgcgggaaaaaaccacgggaccgtaAGTGGTACCAAACTCTTCCACTAATgaccaataaaattaatggttataaccaaaatcctctctagacaatactagaggcaaggcaatacaaacaccaaaagaccctaaaacatcactcaaaagtggtaaaataacaattagagtAAATTAgggtaaaatacaaattacccacttaCAATGCACCAAACCACAATCCAACCGTTGAATATGTAGGTTGGGTAGACAGGAACACTGTGTCAAAATTTGACGCAAAGCAGAATACGAATGGCCTTCGATCGGATCAACGCAATACCACACGTGGTACAGTACCTTCTCTGCCTCGCGCCACTTCattctcacttttttttttgtgcgtGTAGTGTAATCCAAAAAATGTTGCtgcctttttttcttttgttttcatagttttcttttgtttttttttttttgttttattattattaatcttatTAGCCGAACTAATAgtaaaaacccataattaaaatactaattagGCTCTTACTCCAAGTGGAAGGGAATAACCCAACAAATCTCCCCCTCACTCCAACTTCGGGGGTATGACAACCCCGCTTTCAAACGGCACACTTGTAATTTTTTCCTTTGTAGGATCTTAGTCAACATATTCGATCCATTTTCATGAGTATTGATCTTCACAAGCTCAAAAGTTTTTTCTTCTATCTGATCTCGAATCCAATGATACCTCCTCCGTATATGTTTCGTTCGACCATGATAGGTAGCATTCTTAGTTAGGTGAATGGCACTCTGACAATCacaatgtaacaaataattGTATTGCTCCATGCCCAACTCTTCAAGGATGAACCTGCTAACTACCCCAACAGCATGAGCTATTTCCGGCCTAGTTTATACCATAGTGTACATCAAACTACCTACGGCGGATGAATAAGGCACATTTTTCATCGTCTTCTTATCTTCATCTATTGTAGGACATTGTTCGCAACTTAATTTCATATGCACTGGCAGTGGAGAACTCACAGGCTTAGCATTGTTCATATTGAAGTTTTTCAGCACCTTTTCAatgtatttctcttgtgatatccacaatttcttatttttcctatcacgAGAAATGCGCATGCCTAGAATTTTCTTCGCATGGCATGGTCCTTCATGGCAAAGGACTTGCTCAAACTAGCCTTCAAGTTGGCAATCTTATTGAAATCACGACCAACAAtcaacatatcatcaacatataagtaTGATTCTCATGCAAGGAATTCACCTCATCTTGCATGGAATTGTACCACTCCTTACTTTTCTCATGTGACATAGCCTTCTAAAATTCTGTTGGCTCTCCCCCATCAGTTAGTAACACAAACTCTGAAGTAGGATACCTCATAGAAGGATGTAGTCCTCTAGTAGATGTTCTCACATCAATAGGCTGTGGTTGCGGTTCAACAACTGGTGGCTCAACCTCAGGTTGATCAACGTGACCATTATTACCAACATTGTCATCATCATGCTGAATATCTCTCCCTTCAACTCTTGGAGTCATCTGTGGTAAGGATCAAAAGTGATTGGAGTATAAGAGGATGTTTGTTTCTTTGGCTTTTTAATCAGTTGTCAGTATGATATGTATTAAGATGTATTTTCAAACATTATTGggtggaggtgg
The Amaranthus tricolor cultivar Red isolate AtriRed21 chromosome 11, ASM2621246v1, whole genome shotgun sequence DNA segment above includes these coding regions:
- the LOC130826747 gene encoding linoleate 13S-lipoxygenase 3-1, chloroplastic-like gives rise to the protein MAGAKEIMGTSIMERSSSTKLLIQRFNHQRRKAEFVKFNKGKRLLNGVKPIIAAVSEDYYLINTSPPSDLSLNLNDNQSGDPKLKIRAVVTVRKKIKEDFKEAFVKHFDNFAEKFGRNVVLQLVSTEVDPRARGPKKSGEAVLKDWSKKSKMKAERVNYLAEFIIDSDFGVPGAILVTNNHQQEFYLESITLENIACGPVHFPCNSWVQSYKDLQGKRIFFHNKPYLPHNTPPGLKALREKELKELRGNGIGERKMSDRIYDYDIYNDLGNPDKGSEYVRPILGGETIPYPRRCRTGRPPMETDMNYESRVEKPLPIYVPRDEQFEESKAGTFSFCRLKAVLHNLIPSLTTNISSKHDFTGFKHLDSLFSEGLLLNLGLHDELLKKLPQVVHKIQATSQGLLKFDTPVIITKDKMGWMRDDEFARQFLAGVNPVGIERMQSFPPVSKLDPNNYGSVESALKEEHILGYLDGMSVQEALETNRLYMVDHHDIYLPFLERLNALDGRKSYATRTIFFLTSLGTLKPIAIELSLPPSGPNSKSKRVVNPPVDATSNWIWQLAKAHVCANDAGAHQLIHHWLRTHAALEPFIIAAHRQLSCMHPIYKLLEPHMRYTLHINALARQGLINGDGIIEACFTPGRYSMDLSAAAYKNWRFDMEGLPYDLIRRGIAVPDSTQPHGIRLLLKDYPYAADGLLIWDAIENWVRSYVTHYYKHPKMVVEDWEIQAWYYEAVNVGHADVRNATWWPQLNTTEDLVRIITTLVWLGSAQHAALNFGQYPYGGYMPNRPVLMRRLIPDENDPEYTSFMSDPQKFYLSALPSVLQTSKFIAVIDTLSTHSPDEEYLGERAQPSTWTGDPEIVEKFFEFSSEIRRIEKEIDQRNSDPSLRNRCGAGVIPYELMAPSSEPGVTCRGVPNSITI